One Capsicum annuum cultivar UCD-10X-F1 chromosome 2, UCD10Xv1.1, whole genome shotgun sequence genomic window carries:
- the LOC107859137 gene encoding DNA-binding protein DDB_G0278111, translating into MADPELEAIRQRRMQELMAQQGAGTQQNNDQQKAQDDAKREADERRQMMLTQLLTPEARARVARIALVKPDKARGVEDVIIRAAQYGQITEKVSEQKLIELLEQINTQTTKQTKVTIQRRRNVLEDDD; encoded by the exons ATG GCTGACCCAGAGTTGGAAGCTATCAGGCAAAGGAGAATGCAGGAGCTCATGGCTCAACAAGGCGCG GGAACCCAGCAAAACAATGACCAGCAGAAAGCCCAGGATGATGCTAAAAG GGAGGCTGATGAGCGAAGGCAAATGATGCTTACTCAGCTTCTGACTCCTGAAGCAAGGGCCAGAG TTGCTCGAATTGCTCTTGTGAAGCCTGACAAGGCCAGAGGAGTGGAAGATGTTATAATCCGAGCTGCTCAATATGGTCAGATCACGGAAAAG GTTTCTGAGCAGAAACTTATAGAATTACTTGAACAAATCAACACCCAAACTACTAAGCAGACAAAAGTAACA ATCCAGAGGCGTCGCAATGTTCTTGAGGATGACGATTGA